ATGCGCTATATTCGACGAGGCGGGGCCCGGACGGCGCACGGAGATTCCGCCGCCGCCCGCCGGAACCGATTCCCGTTCACGCGAGATGAAGGACGGCCACATGGCAGACACGGAGTGGGAGCTGCTTACCGTGCGCGGGCTCGCGGGGACCGATGAGCAGGCCTCCGAGTTCGTGGGCACCTTCGTCATCCACCGGAAGGGGAGCAGCGAGCCCGTGGAGAGCGTCACGGTGCGCGTCAGGCGCAGCGTGCTGGAGGAGCTGGAGACGACGCTCCGGCGCCTGCTCGCCCGCTCCACCCCCTTCGGCCCGCGATGAGGGCCGCGGGCGAGCCGCTCGCCGCGCAGCTGAGCGGCGCCGGGGGCCGGGGCGTCGACCGCCGGGCGTGAGCGCATCTGGCGAGAAGACCCTCTGCTGGACCCTCCTGGGGCTTGCCCTCGTCCTCTCGGTGCGCGCCGCCGGTGACCAGTGGCAGCTCACGGGACGCACCGTGCCCGGCTTCGGCGTGATGGACAATCTCCTCGTGGCCGTGGGCGGGATGGAGACGCGCGGTCTCATTCCCTTCGACCTCGTGCGCGCCGTCAACGGCCAGCTCCTGACCTCGGGGCGGCAGCTCCAGGAGGAGGTGGGCCGGCACCCGCCGGGCACCACCTTCCGGTACCTCGTGAGCCGGCGCGGCGCCCTCGTCGAGATGGACGTCCCCAGCCAGCGCATGGCCCCGGACGGTTTCCATTCCTACGCAGTGGAGGGCCTCGCGCCGTCGCTGCTCTTCCTGCTCCTGGGTGCCGCGGTGCTCTGGCTCAAGCCCGCAGCGCCCGACACCCGCCTGTTCCTGGCCCTGTGCCTGGTCTGGTGGGGCATGACGGGGCTCTACGCGGACGCCCACCTGACCTACCGGTTCTCGGCGCTGTTCCTCACCGCCTGGACGCTCTCACCCGCGGTGTTCATCCACCTGGCGCTCACCTTCCCCCAGCGCCGCCGCATTCTCGGCCGCTGGCCGCGCCTGGTCTGGGCGCCCTATCTGCTGTCCGCCGTCATCGCGGTGCCACTCCAGGGCTTCCTGCCCATGCCCCCGGCCCGGTGGGCGGCCGTCCCGGCCGTCGGAGCGGCCTACTGGGGGATCGCGCTCCTGCTCCTCGTCGCGGCGCTGGCCAGGACGAGCCTCGCCGGCGTCACGCCTCTGGTGCGACAGCGGGCGCGGGTGCTGATGTTCGGCTTCGCTGCGGGGCAGCTCGCGCCGGTGCTCGCGACGGCCAGCGAGGCCATCTTCCGGATCAGCGTGCCGTACCTCAGCGAGATCTGGCGGCTGAACCTCCTCTTCCCCGTGGCGGTGGCCTATGCCATGGTGCGCTACGACCTCTTCGACGTCCGCGGAGCGCTCCGGACAGGGACGGTGTATGCCGTCATCACGGGCCTGGTGGCCCTCGCCTACGCCGGCGCCATCACCCTCGTCAATCTCGCCTTCTCGGCGCTGGGCACCGGGGGCTCGCGCCTCGTCTCGGCCGCCGTGGTGGCCGTGGCCGTGGTGGCGCTCCTCGATCCAGTGCGCCGGCGCACTCAGTCCACTGTGGACCGGGTCTTCTTCCGCCAGCAGCTCGATGTCCAGGAATCCATCGAGCGCCTCACCGAGGCGCTCTCCACGGAGCTGGATCTCGAGCGCATCGCCCGGCTCATCGCGGCCACCCTGGACGCGGCCTTCCATCCGGTGCGGCAGACGCTCTTGCTCCTGGACGAGACGAGCGCGCAGTACCACGACGTGCGGGGCCAGCAGGCCCCGGTGCCCGCGAGCTCCGCGCTTCCGGCCTGTCTGGCCGCGCGGCCCATGCCGCTCACGCGCCAGCGCTTCGAGGCCGATCCCGAGCTGGCCGGATGGTGCGCCGCTGGTGTCCCCTGGATGGAGGCCCTCGGCGCCGAGGTGGCCGTGCCGGTGCCCTTCCAGGGGCGCGTGACGGGGCTCCTCGCGCTGGGGCCGAAGCGGTCCGGCGCGGCGTGGAGCGCGACCGACCTCAGGCTCCTCAGGGTGCTCGCGACCCAGGGCGCCGTGGCGCTGGAGAACGCCCGCGCCTACACGGCCCTCGAGCGGGCCAACGCCGAGCTCCAGTCAGCCCTGCGGCGCGTCGAGGTCCTGGAGTCCATCCGGGCGAGCCTCTCGAAGTTCGTACCGCGGCGCGTGCAGGAGCTGATCGAGCAGGCGCCCGAGGCCCCCGCGCTGACCAAGCGCGAGGTGGACGTGTCCGTGCTCTTCGTCGACATCGCCGGCTACACGCGGCTCAGCGAGCGCTTCGACCTGGAGCAGGTCAACCGGCTGGTGGAGCGTTACTTCGGCTCCTTCCTGGACGAGATCCTCCGCCACGGCGGCGATGTCAGCGAGACGGCGGGCGACGGGCTGATGGTGATCTTCCAGGACGCCGAGCCGCGGCGCCACGCCCGGGCCGCGGTGCTCACCGCCCAGGGCGTGATCCGGCGTTCTCAGGAGATCAACGTCGAGGTCACGGGGGTGAGCGAGCCGATCCGTCTCCACGTCGGGGTGAACTCGGGGATCGCCGCAGTGGGGGCGACCAAGATCGAGGGCAAGGCCGGGACGCGCTGGGTGTACACCGCCTCCGGCCCCGTCACCAACATCGCGGCGCGGCTGGCGGGGCTGGGGGAAGGTGAAGGCGTGTTCATCGGCGCCGAGACGGCGGGCCGGCTCGACGGCGAGTTCCTCCTGGAGGATCTGGGGGAGCAGCGCTTGAGGAACGTCGAGGAGGCGGTGCGGGTCTTCCGCCTCGCCGTCTAGGGGGTCAGGTCTTGCATTCCGACATCGGCAGGGATGCCATCCTGCATGCGGACATCGGTCACGGCACCGATCATCGTGTAACGCCGGGAGCGCAGCAGCGGTGGGGGGCACGTGTCATATTGCAAGACCTGACCCCCGCCGGGGCGCCAGCGCGAGCAGGGCGAGGGCGGCCAGGAGCAGCGCCGCGCCCGCGGAGCCGGCCAGACCGAGACGCTCGCCGAACCACAGGACCCCGAGCGCCGCCGCGGTGAGCGGTTCGAGCAGCGTGGCGATGCCGGCCGCCGTGGCGGGGACGCGCGCGAGGCCTGTCGTGAAGAGGGTGTACGAGAGCGCCGTCGGGCCGAGGCCGAGGTAGACGAGGAGCGGCCACCCCGCGGCGATGGGCGCCCAGACAGCGCGCTCCGCCAGCAGCGCGGGAGAGAGCAGCAGCGCCGCCAGCGTGAACGTCGCGGCGGCCTGGGGCAGGGGCGCCATGCGGGCCAGAAGGCGCTTGGCCGCCACGGCGTAGACGGCGTAAGATAGCCCCGCGCCCAGCGCCAGCAGCGCCCCCAGACCGAAGCCACCGGCGACCTCCCCGAGCCCTCGCGGTCCCACGACGAGGAGGGCGGTGCCGCTGACGGCCAAGGCGAGGGACAGGCCCACGCCCGCGGTGAGTCGCTCGCCGAGGACAGCCCTGGCCAGGAGCGCGATCATGAGCGGGGCCGAGCAGATCGCCAGCAGTGCCGCGACGGCCACTCCCGTGAGCGTGACGGCGCGGAAGTAGCACACCTGGTAGGCGGCCATGGCGGCGCCGAGGGCCAGGCACGAGGCGGTGTCGACGGCGGTCCATGGCCGTGGCCCCCGCCCGGCGCGGCGAGCCCGCGTGAGCCAGGCGGCCGCCAGGAGGCAGGGCGCGGCCACCGCGAGCCGCGCCCAGCCTACTAGGAGCGGGCCCGCCGCCGCCTCCCGGGTGAGCAGCGTCATCGTCGCTCCGGTGGTGCCCCACGAGACGGCGGCCAGGCAGATGAGCAGAAGCCCGACGAGCATCGCCCGACGAGTATACGGGAGGATGGCGCATGCGGTGGATTGACCTGGCGCACGCGTACCACGAGGGCATGACCTATCAGAAGATGGTGGGACCCGCCTGCATCGAGACGGTGTGGCAGGTGGGGCGCGAGCCCTTCAACATCCAGCGGCTGACCGTTGCCTCTCACCAGGGTACTCACGTGGACGCCCCGCTGCACTTCATCCCCGGCGGCCGCACCATCGACACCTACGCGCTGAACGACCTGGCGGGCCCGGCCGCCATCCTTCCGCTCGATTTGGCGCCCAACGAGTCCGTCTCGGTCCGCCAGCTCGAGGGCGCTGGGGTGGCGGTGGAGCCCGGCGATCTCGTCTTCCTCGCCACCGGCTGGGACCGCCATTTCTCCACCGACGCCTACCACACCCATCCGCACCTATCGCTCGAGGCGGCGGACTGGCTGCGCCAGCGCCGCGTGAGGATGGTCGGGGTGGATTGCTTCTCGGCCGACCTCGCGGCGCCGCTGAGGCCCCCGGACTTCGGATGGCCCGTGCACCACCTGCTGCTCGGCGCGGGGATCCTCATCGCCGAGAACGTGGCCAACCTCACCGCCATCGCCGGCCGGCGGCTCACCGTCGGCGCCTTCCCGCTCCGGGTACGGGGGGGAGACGGCGCGCCGGCCCGCATCTTCGCCATGGAGGAATGACGTGGACGCTGTGGGGTTCATCGGGCTGGGGCGGATGGGAGGGCCGATGGCCGGGCGCCTGCTGGCCAGCGGCCAGCGGCTGGTGGTCCACGACGTCCGCCCCGAATCGGCCGCGCCACTGGTGGATCGCGGCGCGGTGTGGGGCGTCTCGCCGCGGGCGGTCG
The sequence above is a segment of the Candidatus Rokuibacteriota bacterium genome. Coding sequences within it:
- a CDS encoding GAF domain-containing protein, with amino-acid sequence MSASGEKTLCWTLLGLALVLSVRAAGDQWQLTGRTVPGFGVMDNLLVAVGGMETRGLIPFDLVRAVNGQLLTSGRQLQEEVGRHPPGTTFRYLVSRRGALVEMDVPSQRMAPDGFHSYAVEGLAPSLLFLLLGAAVLWLKPAAPDTRLFLALCLVWWGMTGLYADAHLTYRFSALFLTAWTLSPAVFIHLALTFPQRRRILGRWPRLVWAPYLLSAVIAVPLQGFLPMPPARWAAVPAVGAAYWGIALLLLVAALARTSLAGVTPLVRQRARVLMFGFAAGQLAPVLATASEAIFRISVPYLSEIWRLNLLFPVAVAYAMVRYDLFDVRGALRTGTVYAVITGLVALAYAGAITLVNLAFSALGTGGSRLVSAAVVAVAVVALLDPVRRRTQSTVDRVFFRQQLDVQESIERLTEALSTELDLERIARLIAATLDAAFHPVRQTLLLLDETSAQYHDVRGQQAPVPASSALPACLAARPMPLTRQRFEADPELAGWCAAGVPWMEALGAEVAVPVPFQGRVTGLLALGPKRSGAAWSATDLRLLRVLATQGAVALENARAYTALERANAELQSALRRVEVLESIRASLSKFVPRRVQELIEQAPEAPALTKREVDVSVLFVDIAGYTRLSERFDLEQVNRLVERYFGSFLDEILRHGGDVSETAGDGLMVIFQDAEPRRHARAAVLTAQGVIRRSQEINVEVTGVSEPIRLHVGVNSGIAAVGATKIEGKAGTRWVYTASGPVTNIAARLAGLGEGEGVFIGAETAGRLDGEFLLEDLGEQRLRNVEEAVRVFRLAV
- a CDS encoding DMT family transporter — protein: MLVGLLLICLAAVSWGTTGATMTLLTREAAAGPLLVGWARLAVAAPCLLAAAWLTRARRAGRGPRPWTAVDTASCLALGAAMAAYQVCYFRAVTLTGVAVAALLAICSAPLMIALLARAVLGERLTAGVGLSLALAVSGTALLVVGPRGLGEVAGGFGLGALLALGAGLSYAVYAVAAKRLLARMAPLPQAAATFTLAALLLSPALLAERAVWAPIAAGWPLLVYLGLGPTALSYTLFTTGLARVPATAAGIATLLEPLTAAALGVLWFGERLGLAGSAGAALLLAALALLALAPRRGSGLAI
- a CDS encoding cyclase family protein, which produces MRWIDLAHAYHEGMTYQKMVGPACIETVWQVGREPFNIQRLTVASHQGTHVDAPLHFIPGGRTIDTYALNDLAGPAAILPLDLAPNESVSVRQLEGAGVAVEPGDLVFLATGWDRHFSTDAYHTHPHLSLEAADWLRQRRVRMVGVDCFSADLAAPLRPPDFGWPVHHLLLGAGILIAENVANLTAIAGRRLTVGAFPLRVRGGDGAPARIFAMEE